One stretch of Streptomyces sp. MMBL 11-1 DNA includes these proteins:
- a CDS encoding GNAT family N-acetyltransferase, which yields MTLALVRHSERPELWDRIPERFAGVVPEYNLHGDINGDYWNRLFEDFPEFQFVLYDDERDVIAGVGRSLPRTWDGTTADLGPGLDDSIERAFTDRDAGRAPGALCALGIEVAEDHRGRGLSKVLLDAMARTARNAGLPTVLVPVRPTWKDRYPLVPIERYAAWTRDDGTPFDPWIRTQVGAGGTVAAASARSSRITSTVADWERWTGLAFPEDGEYVFPGGLAPLHVDRARDVAAYWEPGVWITHRVQGVPGGS from the coding sequence TGCCCGAGTACAACCTGCACGGAGACATCAACGGCGACTACTGGAACCGGTTGTTCGAGGACTTCCCGGAGTTCCAGTTCGTCCTGTACGACGACGAGCGCGACGTGATCGCGGGGGTCGGCCGTTCGCTGCCCCGCACCTGGGACGGCACCACGGCCGACCTGGGGCCGGGCCTCGACGACTCGATCGAGCGGGCCTTCACGGACCGCGACGCGGGACGCGCCCCGGGCGCGCTCTGCGCGCTCGGCATCGAGGTCGCCGAGGACCACCGGGGCCGCGGCCTGTCCAAGGTGCTGCTCGACGCGATGGCACGGACCGCGCGGAACGCCGGGCTCCCGACGGTCCTGGTGCCGGTGCGGCCCACCTGGAAGGACCGCTACCCGCTGGTCCCGATCGAGCGGTACGCCGCGTGGACCCGGGACGACGGCACCCCGTTCGACCCCTGGATCCGGACCCAGGTGGGCGCGGGCGGCACGGTCGCCGCGGCGTCCGCGCGGTCCTCGCGGATCACGAGCACGGTCGCCGACTGGGAGCGCTGGACGGGGCTCGCCTTCCCGGAGGACGGGGAGTACGTCTTCCCCGGCGGGCTCGCCCCGCTCCACGTGGACCGGGCGCGGGACGTGGCCGCCTACTGGGAGCCGGGGGTGTGGATCACCCACCGGGTTCAGGGGGTGCCAGGCGGATCCTGA
- a CDS encoding methyltransferase, with protein sequence MNRLTTSQGTFELARFPEHPRDPFRAWDAADEYLLRQLTDPETGSVDLSGTVAVVGDRWGALATALAAHRPVQISDSYLARRATLANLARNGLDQDAVRLLSSRDTPPDRIDVLIVRVPKSLAFLEDQLHRIAPAVHPGTVIIGTGMVKEIHTSTLKLFERIIGPTRTSLAVRKARLIFCTPDPALPRTPSPWPYRYELPADVGPVAGLTAVNHAGIFCAERLDIGTRFFLKHLPTRGGAVRVVDLGCGNGVLGLSAAIANPDAHVTFVDESYGAVASAEETFRAGAPDGAKADFLVGDGLGDLDPGSVDLVLNNPPFHSHTATTDATARTMFAGARTALRQGGELWVVGNRHLSYHTHLRRIFGNCTTVAGDPKFVVLRAVKR encoded by the coding sequence ATGAACCGTTTGACGACCTCACAGGGCACTTTCGAGCTCGCCCGCTTCCCCGAGCACCCGCGCGACCCCTTCCGTGCGTGGGACGCCGCCGACGAATACCTGCTCCGGCAGCTGACGGACCCCGAGACGGGCTCGGTCGACCTCTCGGGGACGGTCGCGGTCGTGGGGGACAGGTGGGGGGCGCTCGCCACCGCGCTGGCCGCACACCGGCCCGTCCAGATCAGCGACTCCTATCTGGCCCGGCGCGCGACCCTCGCCAACCTCGCCCGTAACGGTCTCGACCAGGACGCGGTCCGGCTGCTGTCCTCGCGCGACACCCCGCCGGACCGGATCGACGTACTCATCGTCCGGGTGCCCAAGTCCCTGGCGTTCCTGGAGGACCAGCTCCACCGGATCGCCCCCGCCGTCCACCCCGGCACCGTGATCATCGGCACCGGCATGGTCAAGGAGATCCACACCTCCACGCTCAAGCTCTTCGAGCGGATCATCGGCCCGACCCGCACCTCCCTGGCGGTGCGCAAGGCGCGGCTCATCTTCTGCACCCCGGACCCCGCTCTGCCGCGTACGCCGAGCCCGTGGCCGTACCGCTACGAGCTGCCCGCCGACGTGGGCCCGGTAGCGGGCCTGACCGCCGTCAACCACGCGGGGATCTTCTGCGCGGAGCGCCTCGACATCGGCACCCGCTTCTTCCTGAAGCACCTGCCCACCCGGGGCGGGGCGGTCCGGGTCGTCGACCTGGGATGCGGCAACGGTGTCCTCGGGCTCTCCGCCGCCATCGCCAACCCCGACGCGCACGTCACCTTCGTCGACGAGTCCTACGGGGCGGTCGCCTCCGCCGAGGAGACCTTCCGGGCCGGTGCGCCCGACGGCGCGAAGGCCGACTTCCTGGTCGGCGACGGTCTCGGCGACCTCGACCCGGGAAGCGTGGACCTGGTGCTGAACAACCCGCCCTTCCACTCGCACACGGCGACCACCGACGCGACGGCCCGCACGATGTTCGCCGGGGCCCGGACCGCCCTGCGCCAGGGTGGTGAGCTCTGGGTCGTGGGCAACCGGCACCTCTCGTACCACACCCACCTGCGCCGGATCTTCGGGAACTGCACCACGGTCGCGGGCGACCCGAAGTTCGTGGTGCTGCGCGCCGTCAAGCGCTGA
- a CDS encoding GH25 family lysozyme, whose protein sequence is MLHGVDVSAYQPSYDTDGLDFVIVKSTEGRTYVNPRLAAQVKRARDAECVVGFYHFLWPGDVADQVDYFLSKTPEKAGDLLAVDWEQTGGGTRASNADKDRFIRAVKRERPDHRVLLYCNRTFWLDHDTTGYAGDGLWIADYGTAGKPRIEADWRIHQYTDDPLDRNVADFGSARALRDWAAG, encoded by the coding sequence ATGCTCCACGGTGTCGACGTCAGCGCCTATCAGCCCTCCTACGACACGGACGGACTCGACTTCGTCATCGTCAAGTCCACCGAAGGCCGCACCTATGTCAATCCGCGTCTGGCCGCACAGGTGAAGCGGGCCAGGGACGCCGAGTGCGTCGTCGGCTTCTACCACTTCCTCTGGCCGGGAGACGTGGCGGACCAGGTGGACTACTTCCTGAGCAAGACCCCGGAGAAGGCAGGTGACCTGCTCGCGGTCGACTGGGAACAGACCGGGGGCGGTACGCGCGCGAGCAACGCGGACAAGGACCGGTTCATCCGCGCGGTGAAGCGGGAGCGGCCCGACCACCGGGTCCTGCTGTACTGCAACCGCACCTTCTGGCTCGACCACGACACCACCGGCTACGCCGGCGACGGGCTGTGGATCGCCGACTACGGCACCGCGGGCAAGCCCCGCATCGAGGCGGACTGGCGCATTCACCAGTACACCGACGATCCCCTCGACCGGAACGTGGCCGACTTCGGCTCGGCCCGCGCCCTGCGCGACTGGGCGGCCGGATGA
- a CDS encoding polyprenyl synthetase family protein, whose translation MDRPQPTEHSFGEPSPSAHERDGHRHPVPSAEDPRVVDPDVADALLRTARAVLAERVLEASRSDALFSEELARRVADFTLDGGKRTRPRLLWWAMRACGAAETTAALRLGVALELIQTCALIHDDVMDRSRLRRGRPAMHIGLAERAGLRPESGRGFAFGSSAAVLAGDLALVWADDTVAETVLSADQRRRVGTLWRAMRTEMVAGQYLDLRGQVSGGSSTARALRTARLKSASYSVERPLALGAALAGADERTTDALRAAGRSAGIAFQLRDDLLGVFGDPALTGKPSGDDVREGKPTYLLAVARTWAEAAGDEQALAVLGRVTGDADLTEEDLVDVRGVLDATGARAHVERAAERLHHRAVRRLGQAVDVDAHGGRQLLGLLRTVSGDRSGHFGAAPGGTRHDGGSAAATRVLTSAEGGDTR comes from the coding sequence ATGGACCGTCCCCAGCCCACGGAGCACTCGTTCGGCGAGCCCTCACCGTCGGCCCACGAGCGGGACGGGCACCGCCACCCTGTCCCGTCGGCCGAGGACCCGCGGGTCGTCGACCCGGATGTGGCCGATGCTCTCCTGCGCACCGCACGGGCCGTGCTGGCGGAACGGGTCCTTGAGGCCTCGCGGAGCGACGCCCTGTTCTCCGAGGAGCTGGCGCGGCGGGTCGCCGACTTCACGCTCGACGGCGGCAAGCGGACACGGCCCCGCCTCCTGTGGTGGGCGATGCGCGCGTGCGGTGCGGCGGAGACCACGGCCGCTCTGCGGCTCGGGGTGGCGCTGGAGCTGATCCAGACCTGCGCGCTGATCCATGACGATGTGATGGACCGCTCGCGGCTTCGCCGGGGGAGGCCCGCCATGCACATCGGTCTGGCCGAGCGCGCGGGGCTTCGGCCGGAGTCGGGGCGGGGTTTCGCGTTCGGTTCCTCCGCCGCCGTTCTGGCGGGGGATCTCGCGCTGGTCTGGGCCGACGACACGGTGGCGGAGACCGTGCTGTCCGCCGACCAACGCCGGCGCGTCGGCACTCTCTGGCGGGCCATGCGGACCGAGATGGTCGCCGGACAGTACCTGGACCTGCGCGGTCAGGTCAGCGGTGGCTCCTCGACGGCGCGGGCCCTGCGGACCGCCCGGCTCAAGAGCGCCTCGTATTCCGTCGAGCGGCCTCTGGCGCTCGGTGCCGCCCTCGCGGGCGCCGACGAGCGGACCACGGACGCCCTGCGTGCCGCAGGCCGGTCCGCCGGTATCGCCTTTCAGCTGCGCGACGATCTGCTCGGGGTCTTCGGCGACCCGGCGCTGACGGGGAAGCCGTCCGGCGATGACGTCCGCGAGGGCAAGCCGACCTACCTGCTGGCGGTCGCCCGGACGTGGGCCGAAGCCGCGGGCGACGAACAGGCGCTGGCCGTCCTCGGTCGTGTCACGGGCGACGCCGACCTCACCGAGGAGGATCTCGTGGACGTACGCGGCGTCCTCGACGCGACGGGGGCGCGCGCCCATGTGGAGCGGGCGGCGGAGCGCCTTCACCACCGCGCCGTACGTCGTCTGGGACAGGCCGTCGACGTGGACGCGCACGGCGGCCGCCAGCTGCTCGGTCTGCTGCGCACGGTCTCCGGAGACCGGTCCGGCCACTTCGGCGCCGCTCCCGGCGGGACGCGCCACGACGGCGGGTCGGCGGCCGCCACACGGGTCCTGACGTCGGCCGAAGGAGGCGACACCAGGTGA
- a CDS encoding phytoene desaturase yields MITVKGPVDHVVVVGAGLAGLAATLHLLGAGRGVTVVERDGGPGGRAGLLEAGGFRIDTGPTVLTMPDLVEEAFAAVGERMADRLELMRLDPAYRARFADGSQLDVHTDGAAMEAAVEQFAGARQAAGYRRLRSWLERLYRVQMRRFIDTNFDSPLQLAHPDLARLAALGGFGRLDARIARFVPDERLRRVFSFQALYAGVPPARALAAYAVIAYMDTVAGVYFPRGGMHALPRAMADAAADAGACLRYGQSVTRLERSGDRVTAVVTDQGRIPCDAVVLTPDLPVSYRLLGRDPRRLLPLRHSPSAVVLHAGTDRTWPDLAHHTISFGGAWKSTFHELTRTGKLMSDPSLLITRPTASDPSLAPPGKHLHYVLAPCPNTRVGPGVREWRELGPRYRDELLAELERREMPGLGAAIEEEGLVTPLDWTARGHAAGTPFSVAHTFPQTGPFRPRNLVRGTVNAVLAGCGTTPGVGVPTVLISGKLAAERITGPRAAPHSAPGGMRV; encoded by the coding sequence GTGATCACGGTCAAGGGGCCCGTCGACCACGTGGTCGTGGTCGGCGCCGGTCTGGCGGGACTGGCCGCCACGCTCCATCTGCTCGGCGCGGGCCGCGGCGTCACGGTCGTCGAGCGGGACGGCGGGCCCGGGGGCCGGGCCGGGCTGCTGGAAGCGGGCGGATTTCGCATCGACACCGGGCCGACCGTGCTGACGATGCCCGATCTGGTGGAGGAGGCCTTCGCCGCCGTCGGCGAGCGGATGGCCGACCGGCTGGAGCTGATGCGGCTGGACCCCGCCTACCGGGCCCGTTTCGCCGACGGCTCCCAGCTCGACGTGCACACCGACGGCGCCGCGATGGAGGCCGCCGTCGAACAGTTCGCGGGGGCCCGGCAGGCGGCCGGCTACCGGCGGCTGCGCAGCTGGCTGGAGCGGCTCTACCGGGTGCAGATGCGCCGTTTCATCGACACCAACTTCGACTCACCGCTCCAGCTCGCCCACCCCGACCTCGCCCGTCTGGCCGCGCTCGGCGGTTTCGGGCGGCTCGACGCGCGCATCGCACGTTTCGTCCCGGACGAACGGCTGCGCAGGGTCTTCTCCTTCCAGGCGCTGTACGCGGGTGTGCCTCCGGCGCGGGCGCTGGCCGCGTACGCGGTCATCGCCTACATGGACACGGTGGCCGGGGTGTACTTCCCCCGGGGCGGCATGCACGCGCTGCCCCGCGCGATGGCGGACGCGGCCGCCGACGCCGGAGCCTGCCTCCGCTACGGACAGAGCGTGACGCGGCTGGAGCGTTCGGGCGACCGTGTCACCGCCGTCGTCACCGACCAGGGGCGCATTCCCTGCGACGCGGTCGTGCTGACCCCCGATCTGCCGGTCAGCTACCGGCTGCTCGGCCGCGACCCGCGGCGGCTCCTCCCTCTCCGGCACTCGCCGTCCGCGGTGGTCCTGCACGCGGGCACGGACCGCACCTGGCCGGATCTGGCGCACCACACCATCTCGTTCGGCGGGGCCTGGAAGAGCACCTTCCACGAACTCACCCGCACCGGGAAGCTGATGTCGGATCCCTCGCTCCTCATCACCCGGCCCACCGCGAGCGACCCCTCCCTCGCACCGCCGGGCAAGCACCTCCACTACGTGCTGGCGCCCTGTCCGAACACCCGGGTCGGGCCCGGGGTGCGGGAGTGGCGGGAGCTGGGGCCCCGCTACCGGGACGAGCTGCTGGCCGAGCTGGAGCGCCGCGAGATGCCCGGTCTCGGCGCGGCGATCGAGGAGGAGGGGCTGGTCACGCCGCTCGACTGGACCGCGCGGGGCCATGCGGCGGGGACCCCCTTCTCGGTGGCCCACACCTTCCCCCAGACCGGCCCCTTCCGCCCGCGCAACCTGGTGCGGGGCACGGTCAACGCCGTCCTCGCCGGCTGCGGTACGACGCCCGGCGTCGGGGTGCCGACCGTCCTGATCTCCGGGAAGCTGGCGGCGGAGAGGATCACCGGCCCCCGGGCCGCCCCGCACTCTGCTCCGGGAGGCATGCGCGTATGA
- a CDS encoding phytoene/squalene synthase family protein, with protein MTVRELDAAGIHDPALRAAYTRCRGLNARHGKTYFLATRLLPVDRRPAVHALYGFARWADDIVDDLDTTATPGERARALLALEAELEAGLWGNRAAEPVIRALADTAGRYGIDHRHFTDFLSSMRSDLTVGGYASYEELGRYMHGSAAVIGLQMLPVLGTVGPREEAAPHAAALGVAFQLTNFLRDVGEDLDRGRLYLPAELLEAYGVDRERFEWSRRTGARDSRITDVLRAAAAHNRTVYRAALPGVAMLAPVSRPCIRTAFVLYSGILDAIEADGYAALHRRAVVPRRRRAAVALDGLARAVAVRTVGRRRERQVSPARGLAASRLRVSGAARWARKEAV; from the coding sequence ATGACCGTTCGCGAACTCGACGCGGCGGGTATCCACGACCCCGCCCTCCGTGCCGCGTACACCCGCTGCCGCGGGCTCAACGCCCGTCACGGCAAGACGTACTTCCTCGCGACACGGCTCCTCCCCGTCGACCGGCGGCCGGCCGTCCACGCCCTGTACGGCTTCGCCCGCTGGGCCGACGACATCGTCGACGATCTGGACACCACGGCCACGCCCGGGGAGCGCGCCCGCGCCCTGTTGGCGCTGGAGGCCGAGCTGGAGGCGGGGCTGTGGGGGAACCGGGCGGCCGAGCCGGTGATCCGCGCGCTCGCGGACACGGCGGGGAGGTACGGCATCGATCATCGGCACTTCACCGATTTCCTGTCCTCCATGCGCAGCGATCTGACGGTCGGCGGGTACGCCTCGTACGAGGAGCTCGGCCGCTACATGCACGGGTCGGCGGCGGTGATCGGCCTTCAGATGCTGCCGGTGCTCGGGACGGTGGGGCCGCGCGAGGAGGCGGCACCGCACGCGGCCGCGCTCGGTGTCGCCTTCCAGCTGACCAACTTCCTGCGGGACGTGGGCGAGGACCTCGACCGGGGGCGGCTCTATCTGCCGGCCGAGCTGCTGGAGGCTTACGGGGTGGACCGGGAGCGCTTCGAGTGGAGCCGGCGCACGGGGGCGCGGGACAGCCGGATCACCGACGTCCTGCGGGCCGCCGCGGCCCACAACCGGACCGTGTACCGGGCCGCCCTGCCCGGCGTCGCGATGCTCGCCCCGGTCTCGCGACCCTGCATCCGTACGGCGTTCGTGCTGTACAGCGGCATTCTCGACGCCATCGAGGCGGACGGGTACGCCGCCCTGCACCGGCGGGCGGTCGTCCCTCGCCGACGACGGGCCGCCGTGGCGCTGGACGGGCTGGCCCGAGCGGTCGCCGTGCGTACGGTGGGCCGCCGCCGGGAGAGGCAGGTCTCGCCGGCGCGCGGCCTGGCGGCGTCCCGCCTCCGGGTGTCCGGCGCCGCACGCTGGGCGCGGAAGGAGGCGGTGTGA
- a CDS encoding DUF5914 domain-containing protein, with protein sequence MSRAAGSPRRVPLRLRRAPVPWERQAPTWREAKPALIARALGRARSRPSGNWYVIGASRDLPPGRPLGVTVGSTEVVAWRDGRGKLRTGPGACPHLGAPLRDSPVRRGTLVCHWHGLALDGGPCAGWEPFPAFDDGVLLWVRLDRTGGEPPSERPYVPVRPRLRDGVEAVFRGIGRCEPEDVVANRLDPWHGAWFHPYSFVDLTVTGTPGDGPGDDDAFTVDVSFKVAGRLVVPVRARFTAPGPRTVVMHIVEGEGAGSVVETHATPLAPDDRGRPRTAVTEALVAASDRRGFRVARAAAPLLRPLMRASAGRLWRDDLAYAERRWQLRAEGRFPG encoded by the coding sequence GTGAGCCGCGCGGCAGGGTCCCCCCGGCGCGTTCCGCTACGGCTGCGCCGCGCGCCCGTGCCGTGGGAGCGGCAGGCGCCGACGTGGCGGGAGGCGAAGCCGGCGCTGATCGCGCGGGCCCTGGGGCGTGCGCGGAGCCGGCCTTCCGGCAACTGGTACGTCATCGGCGCCTCGCGCGACCTTCCTCCCGGGCGGCCTCTCGGGGTCACCGTCGGTTCCACCGAAGTGGTGGCGTGGCGCGACGGCCGGGGGAAGCTCCGCACGGGCCCGGGAGCCTGCCCTCATCTGGGGGCGCCGCTGCGCGACAGCCCGGTACGCCGCGGCACGCTGGTCTGCCACTGGCACGGGCTGGCTCTGGACGGCGGTCCGTGCGCGGGATGGGAGCCCTTTCCGGCCTTCGACGACGGGGTCCTTCTCTGGGTGCGGCTCGACCGGACGGGGGGCGAACCCCCGTCGGAGAGGCCCTACGTGCCGGTTCGGCCGAGGCTGCGGGACGGTGTGGAGGCGGTCTTCCGCGGTATCGGCCGCTGCGAGCCGGAGGACGTGGTGGCCAACCGCCTCGACCCGTGGCACGGCGCGTGGTTCCACCCGTACTCCTTCGTGGACCTGACCGTGACGGGAACACCCGGCGACGGCCCGGGAGACGACGACGCGTTCACGGTCGACGTGTCCTTCAAGGTGGCCGGGCGGCTGGTGGTGCCGGTCCGGGCCCGGTTCACCGCGCCCGGGCCCCGTACGGTCGTCATGCACATCGTGGAGGGCGAGGGCGCGGGGTCCGTGGTGGAGACGCACGCCACTCCCCTGGCTCCGGACGATCGGGGACGGCCCCGTACCGCTGTGACGGAGGCACTGGTCGCGGCGTCGGACCGTCGCGGGTTCAGGGTGGCCCGCGCGGCAGCGCCGCTGCTGCGTCCCCTGATGCGCGCCTCGGCCGGCCGGCTGTGGCGGGACGACCTGGCGTACGCGGAGCGGCGCTGGCAGCTCCGCGCCGAGGGACGATTCCCGGGTTGA
- a CDS encoding NAD(P)/FAD-dependent oxidoreductase translates to MRLPRDGGTGPRRGRDRRAAVIPAPAGRARFTGRAPAVAVVGGGIAGIAAATLLAERGVRVTLHESERSLGGRLAGWPTELADGATVTMSRGFHAFFRQYYNLRGLLRRVDPGLHSLTRLPDYPLRHSSGLHDSFARVPRTPPLSALGFVALSPTFGVRDLARMNPRAALPLLDVRVPDVYDRLDGVSAHDFLTRIRFPEAAHHLAFEVFSRSFFSDPRELSAAELALMFHIYFLGSSEGLLFDVPGEPFPAALWDPLHRYLEAHGVDVRTRTPVRQAHPLPDGGLDLTTDDRTTRYDALVLALDSGGLRRLVAASPRLGDAGWRARIARLRTAPPFLVSRLWLDRPVAHDRPGFLGTSGYGPLDNVSVLDRWEGEAARWAARTRGSVLELHAYAVAPDADRSAVQHETLRQLRRIYPETRSARVIDERHAWRSDCPMFPVGGYRDRPGVRSPDPAVTVAGDLVRTELPVALMERAATSGFLAANALLQRWGVRGQTLWTVPRTGRSAALRRLAALGTD, encoded by the coding sequence ATGAGGCTCCCGAGGGACGGCGGAACAGGCCCGCGGCGGGGCCGTGACCGGCGGGCGGCCGTGATCCCCGCCCCTGCCGGCCGTGCCCGGTTCACCGGCCGGGCCCCTGCCGTGGCGGTCGTCGGCGGCGGCATCGCCGGGATCGCGGCGGCCACCCTCCTGGCCGAGCGAGGCGTACGCGTCACCCTCCACGAGAGCGAACGGAGCCTGGGCGGACGGCTGGCGGGCTGGCCCACCGAGCTCGCCGACGGAGCGACCGTCACCATGAGCCGCGGCTTCCACGCCTTCTTCCGCCAGTACTACAACCTGCGCGGCCTGCTGCGCCGTGTCGACCCGGGGCTCCACTCGCTGACCCGGCTGCCCGACTACCCCCTGCGGCACAGCTCAGGTCTGCACGACAGCTTCGCCCGGGTACCCCGCACCCCTCCCCTCAGCGCCCTGGGGTTCGTCGCCCTCAGCCCGACATTCGGGGTGCGGGACCTCGCCCGGATGAACCCGCGGGCCGCCCTGCCCCTGCTGGACGTGCGCGTGCCCGACGTCTACGACCGGCTCGACGGCGTCAGCGCCCATGACTTCCTCACCCGCATCCGGTTCCCGGAAGCCGCCCACCACCTCGCGTTCGAGGTGTTCTCCCGCAGCTTTTTCTCCGATCCGCGGGAACTGTCGGCGGCCGAACTGGCGCTGATGTTCCACATCTACTTCCTCGGCTCCAGCGAGGGCCTGCTCTTCGACGTTCCCGGCGAACCGTTTCCCGCTGCCCTGTGGGACCCGCTGCACCGCTACCTGGAAGCCCACGGCGTCGACGTACGGACCCGGACGCCGGTCCGCCAGGCACACCCCCTGCCCGACGGCGGGCTGGACCTCACCACCGACGACCGCACCACCCGCTACGACGCCCTCGTCCTCGCCCTGGACAGCGGCGGCCTGCGCCGACTCGTCGCCGCCTCGCCCCGCCTGGGCGACGCCGGCTGGCGCGCCCGGATCGCACGGCTGCGCACCGCGCCGCCGTTCCTCGTCTCACGGCTCTGGCTGGACCGGCCCGTGGCACACGACCGGCCGGGCTTCCTGGGCACCAGCGGCTACGGGCCGCTGGACAACGTGAGCGTCCTGGACCGGTGGGAGGGCGAAGCCGCCCGCTGGGCCGCCCGCACCAGGGGATCGGTCCTCGAACTCCACGCCTACGCCGTCGCCCCGGACGCCGACCGGTCCGCCGTACAGCACGAGACGCTGCGCCAACTGCGCCGGATCTACCCGGAGACGCGGAGCGCCCGCGTCATCGACGAGCGCCACGCGTGGCGGTCGGACTGCCCGATGTTCCCCGTGGGCGGCTACCGCGACCGGCCGGGGGTACGCAGCCCCGACCCCGCCGTCACCGTGGCCGGGGACCTGGTCCGCACCGAGCTGCCCGTGGCGCTGATGGAGCGCGCCGCGACCAGCGGATTCCTCGCCGCGAACGCCCTCCTGCAACGGTGGGGCGTACGCGGGCAGACGCTCTGGACGGTGCCGCGCACCGGACGCTCGGCAGCTCTGCGCCGGCTCGCCGCGCTGGGGACCGACTGA
- a CDS encoding class I SAM-dependent methyltransferase, with protein sequence MSVLRGDALSAAFDHGSAAYDRLVAASPGYHAHLRRSARRLGLPEGGRGLRVLDLGCGTGASTAALLAAAPHARITGVDASAGMLDRAAAKSWPRGVDFVHRPVEELAGRLENGAYDAVFAGYLFRNLTDPDMTLDMVRGLLAPGGRLAVHEYTLGGSRVHRCVWNTVCAAIVQPAGRLAGDTELYRHLRRSVIEFDTAPAFAGRLRRAGFTDVRALPLPGWQTGITHTFTGRAGEPA encoded by the coding sequence ATGAGCGTGTTGCGCGGTGACGCACTGTCCGCGGCCTTCGACCACGGCTCGGCCGCCTACGACCGCCTCGTCGCGGCCAGCCCCGGCTACCACGCCCACCTGCGCCGCTCCGCACGCCGCCTGGGCCTGCCGGAGGGCGGACGCGGGCTGCGCGTGCTCGACCTGGGATGTGGCACGGGTGCTTCCACGGCCGCGCTCCTCGCCGCCGCCCCGCACGCCCGGATCACCGGGGTCGACGCGTCGGCGGGCATGCTGGACCGCGCGGCGGCCAAGAGCTGGCCCCGCGGCGTCGACTTCGTGCACCGCCCGGTCGAGGAGCTGGCCGGGCGGCTGGAGAACGGGGCCTACGACGCGGTGTTCGCCGGGTACCTTTTCCGCAACCTGACCGACCCCGACATGACCCTCGACATGGTGCGCGGTCTGCTCGCACCGGGCGGCCGTCTCGCCGTCCACGAGTACACGCTCGGCGGATCCCGCGTTCACCGTTGCGTGTGGAACACGGTCTGCGCCGCGATCGTCCAGCCCGCCGGCCGCCTCGCCGGGGACACCGAGCTGTACCGCCATCTGAGGCGCAGCGTCATCGAGTTCGACACGGCCCCCGCCTTCGCCGGCCGCCTGCGGCGGGCCGGATTCACCGACGTACGGGCCCTCCCGCTGCCCGGCTGGCAGACCGGGATCACCCACACGTTCACCGGCCGCGCGGGGGAGCCGGCATGA
- a CDS encoding lycopene cyclase family protein has translation MPVDFDVVIVGAGAAGLSLAHHLCAPDSPVPLSVALVDAPPGPLRPPPRTWCFWEPPGGPYDPSLTASWHRLRVRAADGARTVTRLSALRYKMLRSDAFEALVEQRLSRAPALCRMEATVSEVRAVPSGGGEVHARGARGERILVRGRLVFDSRPPRRLPPARTTLLQHFTGWFVRTERPVFDPATADLMDFRTPQPARGLSFGYVLPLDPHTALVEYTEFSPAPLDADGYRRALRHYTHEVLRLGPFHVTAQEHGVIPMTDGRFPHKRGRSVYRIGTAGGATRASTGYTFAAVQRQSRSIAAQLRGGRPLRVPPPHGWRARAMDAVMLRALDSGRVDGADFFGRLFRGVPGDRLLNFMDGRTRLHEDLLIGSRTPVVPMLRTVVELPFRPRRELPGAPPPPTPTDHEESTS, from the coding sequence GTGCCCGTCGACTTCGACGTCGTCATCGTGGGGGCCGGCGCGGCCGGGCTGAGCCTGGCCCACCACCTCTGCGCGCCGGACAGCCCCGTACCGCTGTCGGTGGCCCTCGTCGACGCCCCGCCGGGTCCTCTGAGGCCGCCCCCGCGGACCTGGTGCTTCTGGGAGCCGCCGGGCGGGCCCTACGATCCGAGCCTGACCGCCTCCTGGCACCGGCTGCGGGTCCGGGCGGCCGACGGGGCCCGCACGGTGACCCGGCTCTCGGCGCTGCGCTACAAGATGTTGCGCTCGGACGCCTTCGAAGCACTGGTCGAGCAGCGGTTGTCCCGTGCGCCGGCGCTGTGCCGGATGGAGGCGACGGTGAGCGAGGTGCGCGCGGTCCCGTCCGGCGGCGGCGAGGTCCACGCCCGGGGCGCCCGGGGCGAACGGATCCTCGTCCGGGGCCGTCTCGTCTTCGACTCCCGGCCGCCCCGCCGCCTGCCGCCCGCACGCACCACACTGCTCCAGCACTTCACCGGCTGGTTCGTCCGCACCGAGCGTCCCGTGTTCGATCCGGCGACCGCGGACCTGATGGACTTCCGCACGCCGCAGCCCGCTCGCGGGCTCTCCTTCGGCTATGTCCTGCCGCTGGACCCGCACACCGCGCTGGTCGAGTACACCGAGTTCTCGCCCGCCCCGCTGGACGCCGACGGCTACCGGCGTGCCCTGCGCCACTACACCCACGAGGTGTTGAGGCTCGGACCGTTCCACGTCACGGCACAGGAGCACGGGGTCATCCCCATGACGGACGGTCGCTTTCCGCACAAGCGGGGGCGTTCGGTGTATCGCATCGGCACCGCCGGAGGCGCGACCCGTGCCTCGACCGGCTACACCTTCGCCGCCGTACAGCGACAGAGCCGGTCCATCGCCGCGCAGCTGCGCGGCGGACGACCGCTGCGCGTGCCTCCGCCGCACGGGTGGCGGGCGCGTGCGATGGACGCGGTGATGCTGCGGGCTCTGGACAGCGGCCGGGTGGACGGCGCGGACTTCTTCGGCCGTCTCTTCCGCGGTGTGCCCGGCGACCGGCTGCTGAACTTCATGGACGGCCGTACGCGGCTGCACGAGGACCTGCTCATCGGCTCGCGGACCCCGGTGGTCCCCATGCTGCGGACCGTCGTCGAACTCCCCTTCCGACCACGGCGTGAACTCCCCGGGGCTCCGCCCCCTCCCACACCGACCGACCACGAAGAGAGCACTTCATGA